A window of the Henckelia pumila isolate YLH828 chromosome 3, ASM3356847v2, whole genome shotgun sequence genome harbors these coding sequences:
- the LOC140892985 gene encoding photosystem II reaction center PSB28 protein, chloroplastic produces the protein MATLQSMAFCFPTSNSLSNQSRSIPVSLCGSVHSSLNSSFNGLCLQLPQLCFAKQKQLQSISRLNIMMVKPTIQFIQGTDEQTIPDVRLTKSRDGTNGMAIFTFTEPSVFDSSSVVGDITGFYMIDEEGVIQSVDVNAKFVNGKPAGIEAKYIMRTPREWDRFMRFMERYSNQNGLSFIKK, from the exons ATGGCGACTCTGCAGTCAATGGCTTTCTGTTTTCCTACCTCCAACAGTTTGAGCAACCAATCTCGCTCGATTCCAG TCTCATTGTGTGGAAGTGTTCACTCGAGTTTGAACTCATCGTTCAATGGACTATGTTTGCAACTACCACAGTTGTGCTTTGCAAAACAAAAACAGTTGCAAAGCATCTCTAGACTCAACATAATGATGGTGAAACCAACAATTCAATTCATTCAAGGGACTGACGAGCAGACAATCCCAGATGTGAGGCTAACCAAGTCAAGGGATGGAACTAATGGAATGGCAATCTTCACATTCACTGAACCTTCTGTTTTTGACTCGTCTAGTGTGGTTGGTGATATAACCGGTTTCTACATGATCGACGAGGAAGGAGTGATCCAATCAGTTGATGTTAATGCCAAGTTTGTGAATGGGAAACCTGCAGGGATAGAGGCTAAATACATCATGCGAACCCCGCGAGAGTGGGATAGGTTCATGAGATTTATGGAGCGTTATTCCAACCAGAACGGATTGTCCTTCATCAAAAAGTGA